In Penaeus monodon isolate SGIC_2016 chromosome 8, NSTDA_Pmon_1, whole genome shotgun sequence, one DNA window encodes the following:
- the LOC119575870 gene encoding uncharacterized protein LOC119575870: MAFIGLSKGFDTVNRKMLWWILEKIGVPAKFLTILRQFHDGMQSQSCSTQATLYFFQIHLQTSLSLFNAYCRPTDQSQPPQRLLQTYRPVSASSTPTLDLQTSLSLLNTAYEAMGLKVNIGKTEIIQGQNETYQPVYIHKNIEINVRISKTSVAFGRPGQPVFNNHNLKATTKAEV, from the exons ATGGCTTTCATAGGCCTGAGTAAAGGATTTGATACCGTTAACAGGAAAATGTTATGGTGGATACTAGAAAAAATTGGGGTTCCAGCGAAATTCTTAACCATCCTTCGTCAATTTCATGATGGCATGCAGTCACAA AGTTGCAGTACGCAGGCGACCTTGTACTTCTTTCAAATTCACCTACAGACCAGTCTCAGCCTCTTCAACGCCTACTGCAGACCTACAGACCAGTCTCAGCCTCCTCAACGCCTACTGCAGACCTACAGACCAGTCTCAGCCTCCTCAACGCCTACTCTAGACCTACAAACCAGTCTCAGCCTCCTCAACACCGCATACGAAGCAATGGGCCTTAAGGTAAACATCGGCAAAACAGAGATCATACAAGGACAAAATGAGACCTATCAACCGGTCTACATCCACAAGA ACATAGAAATCAATGTTAGGATAAGCAAGACCTCTGTGGCATTCGGACGGCCTGGCCAGCCAGTTTTCAACAACCATAACCTTAAAGCCACAACCAAGGCTGAAGTGTAA